ATCGCGGTATTCGTGTCAATGCTGTAGCACCTGGAGCAACAATTACTCCCATTAATGAAGCGTGGACAGACGACCCAGAAAAGAAAGCCGAAGTAGAAAGTCATATTCCGATGGGGCGTGCGGGAACTTCTGAAGAAATGGCAGCAGCAGTCGCTTTTTTGGCATCAAGTGAAGCTGCATATATTACCGGACAAACTCTATTTGTAGACGGCGGACTCACACTTTATGCAGATTTTCGCGAAGCTTGGTCGGCATAAAGGTAGATGCTAAAACCTCCGTACTTTTGGCAGGATTGGTAAAAACAATTACTGTGAGGAGGGACAAATGAATCGGTTCGCTGCGAAAACAACGCTTGTAGGAACTATTGCACTAAGTTCTTTAGGTTTTGTATTCGGATCTGTACTCAACATACCCCAAGCGATCGCACAATCAACGCAACAATCCCCTGAAGTACAGCGGTTACTCAACACCAAACAATGTCCTGGCTGCAACCTTCGTGGTGCTAACCTGCGAAATGCCGATTTAGAACAAGCAAACCTGAGCGGCGCTAATCTTCAAGGAGCCAATCTACAGAATGCTGACTTGGAAAAGGCTAATCTTCAAGGTGCTAACTTACAACAAGCAAACTTGAGCGATGCAGACTTACAAGAGGCAAACTTACAAAATGCAAACTTACGAAACGCTAACTTGCGAAGCGCCGATCTAGAAGATGCAAATCTGCAAGGAACGAACCTCGATGGAGCTAATTTGCAAGGAGCCGATTTAGAAGGAACTATTCGCGCTAATCAAAATCGGTAATTTAATTGAGGCGCAGAATAACAGATTGAATGAGCATGAGGAGGAATCAATAAGCTATGAATAAATTAATTACAAGAACATCAATTCTTTGGGTGACAGCCTTAGGTCTTTTTGGCTGCAATACTGGAACGTCAACGCAAGAGCCTCAAGCAGTTGCACAGCCTCCAACACAACCGGTAGAACAAGTAGCACCAACGCAACCAGTAGCACAAGCACCAACACAATCTTCTGACGTACAACGGTTACTCAATACTAGACAATGTCCGGGATGTAACCTAAGTGGTGCAGATCTGCAAAGCGCCAACTTAGAAGACGCAAACTTACAAGGCGCGAATCTTCAAGGTGCTAATCTCCAAAACGCTGACTTGGAAAGAGCAAATCTACGCGAGGCAAATCTACAGCAAGCTAACTTAAGAGATGCTGACCTAGAACGAGCAGATTTACAAGCGGCAAATCTCTCTAATGCAAATCTTCAAAGCGCTGATTTAGAAGAGGCTAATCTCCAAAATGCCAATTTCCAGAATGCTAACTTGCAAAATGCAGACTTGGAAGACGCTCGCGTACAAGGAGCTAACTTTGATGGGGCAAATCTCCAAGGTGCTGACCTAGAAGGAACGAATCTGAGAAGATAGAATAAGCATTCACGGAGCGACGCTGATGACTCAAGAAGAAATCAGACTCGAAGAAGACCGAACGCGTAAAGCCTATTGGCGACGTTGGGGACCTTATTTGAGCGAACGTCAATGGGGAACAGTGCGGGAAGATTACAGCGCGACTGGTTCAGCTTGGGATTATTTTCCTCACGATCATGCTCGCTCCCGTGCTTATCGCTGGGGAGAAGATGGCATTGCCGGAATTTCGGATAATCACCAGCGCTTGTGTTTTGCGATCGCGCTTTGGAATGGTGTCGATCCAATTCTTAAAGAACGTATTTTCGGCTTGACGGGACCTGAAGGCAATCACGGCGAGGATGTTAAAGAGTATTACTTTTATCTTGACAACACGCCCTCTCATGCTTATATGAAGTGTTTGTACAAGTATCCGCAGCAAGCCTTTCCCTATGCTGAATTAGTTCAAGAAAACCAGCGTCGTGGCTATCACGACCCAGAGTTTGAATTACTCGATACAGGAATCTTTGATGGCGATCGCTACTTTGATGTCTTCGTCGAATATGCCAAGAACTCCGACGAAGATATCTTAATTAAAATCAAAGTTATTAATCGCAGTTCCGAAGAAAAAACACTACACTTACTTCCAACATTATGGTTTCGGAATACCTGGTCGTGGGAAGAAAATAGCCAAAAACCTCTTTTAAAGGAACTTAAATCAAACACATTTAGCATCGTTGAAGCTGCACATCCAACATTAGGTGAAAGATGGCTGTATTGCGAAGCAGCTACAGAACTTTTATTTACGGAAAACGAAACTAATTACGAAAGATTATTTGGCGAACCTAATAAATCACCTTATGTAAAAGATAGTATCAATGATTACGTTGTTCGTGGTAAGAAAGAAGCGGTTAACCCCGATCGAGTAGGAACAAAAGTTTCTCCTTACTATGTATTAAGTATCGGTGCAGGACAAGAAAAAGTTGTTTGCTTAAGACTTTGCAATACATCAAATTTAACCGCGCCTTTTGGAGAAGAATTTGAGCAAATTTTTGCAACACGTCAACACGAAGCTGACGAGTTCTATCAACGTATTTCTCCTAACGTTAGCGACCCTGACGCGCAAAGCGTACAGCGTCAAGCCTTTGCTGGCTTACTTTGGACAAAGCAGTTTTATCATTACGTCATTGAAGATTGGTTAAACGGCGATCCGACTCAGCCTACACCACAGCGAACGTACAAACGCAATCAAGAATGGATTCATCTATTTAATGACGACATTCTTTCGATGCCTGATAAATGGGAATTTCCTTGGTTTGCCGCTTGGGATTTAGCTTTTCATGTTATACCGCTAGCGATGATCGATCCTGATTTTGCTAAGCGTCAAATGGATCGTCTAACTCGCGAATGGTATCTACATCCTAACGGACAAATGCCTGCGTATGAATGGCATTTTAGCGATGTTAATCCTCCTGTTCACGCTTGGGGAACTTGGCGCGTCTACCAAATTGAAAAACAAATGTATGGACGTGCAGATAAAGACTTTCTCGAACGCGTATTTCAGAAATTACTTTTGAATTTTACTTGGTGGGTAAATCGTAAAGATGAAGAAGGCAATAATGTCTTTCAAGGTGGCTTTTTGGGTTTAGATAATATTGGAGTTTTTGACCGAAGTTCGCAACTACCCACAGGAGGATATCTCGACCAATCGGATGGTACGAGTTGGATGGGGATGTATTGTTTAAATATGTTGGCGATCGCGCTTGAATTAGCCAAAGATAATCCCCCTTATGAAGATATTGCCAGTAAGTTTTTTGAACACTTTCTTTACATTGCTGATGCGATGAATCACATCGGCGGTACTGATGTCCACTTATGGGACGATAATGATAATTTCTACTACGATGTTTTACACTTTCCCCATAATGAGCGAGTTCATCTCAAAGTTCGTTCGATGGTTGGGCTGGTACCACTTTTTGGCGTAGAAGTTCTAGAACAAGCAACCTTAGATGCTTTTCCTGGTTTTAAGAAACGATTTGAGTGGTTTATTAATAATCGCTCGAATTTAACTAGGAACATTGCTTGCATGGAAGCAGAAGGTGTAGGAGAAAGACGATTACTTGCAATTGTTAATCAGAATAAGTTACGATTAATTCTCCAAAAAATGTTAGATGAAACTGAATTTTTGAGCGATTATGGTGTTCGCTCGCTTTCTAAGTTTCATGCAAAAAATCCCTACATTTTTGATGCGGGAAATGCGCAGTATCGCGTAGATTATGAGCCAGCAGAGTCTACAAGTGGAATGTTTGGCGGAAATTCCAATTGGCGCGGTCCTGTGTGGTTTCCGATGAATTTCCTAATTATTGAATCGCTGCAAAAGTATCATAACTATTTAGGCGATGAGTTCACCGTAGAGTGTCCTACAGGATCAGGTAGATACATGAACCTAGAAGAAGTAGCTACCGAGTTATCACAGCGATTAATGCGGATATTTCTACGTTCAGGACAGCGTAGACCTGTGTTTGGCGGAATCGAGAAGTTCCAAAACGACCCGCATTGGCAAAATTGGATTTTATTCCATGAATATTTTAATGGCAATGATGGCGCAGGACTAGGAGCAAATCATCAAACAGGTTGGACAGGTTTAGTCGCTGACTTGATTCATCAAGCATATCAGCACGCACCTTCTGAAACTGAGCGATGGCAAAAATCCTTAAAAGCAAGAGTGATTGATTAATCCCTAGACAACCCGTGCTTACAATAGTGAAGCATTGTTACAACTAACACAGCTTTACTTATGTGCCGTTTGCTTGCTTATCTAGGTTCATCGATTTTACTTGACCGCATATTAACTAAGCCAGAACACTCATTGATTGTGCAAAGTTATCAGCCGCGCGAGATGAATTCGGGACTACTCAATGCTGACGGATTCGGAATTGGTTGGTATCACGCACAAAAGGAAACGAATCCGTTTACATACAAAAATGTACTGCCAATCTGGAACGACACGAATCTTTCGAGTTTGGGACGCTATATCGAATCAGGATGCATCTTAGGGACGGTACGCAGTGCAACAGCAGGTCAAGCGGTAGATCTCAGTAATTGTCAACCTTTTGATTATCAGCAGTTATTGTGCATTCATAACGGTCGAATCGAAAATTTTCGCGAGACACTCGCTAGACCATTACGCGATCGCTTAAGTGATGTGGCGTATAAATCAATTAAAGGTAGCACCGACTCCGAACACTTTTTCGCATTGGTGATTGAAGAATTACACAAAAACCCTAGTGCTACACTCACACAAGCACTGCAAAATGCTTTACTTACACTAGATCAATTAACGAAATTGTATAACATTACCGCATCCGCCAACATGGTTATCAGTGACGGACAGCAGCTAGTTGCTTCGCGGTTTGCGACTAACACGCAAACACCTTCACTTTATTGGCTACGCGACGATCCAACGTATCCAGAGTCAGTCATCATTGCTTCAGAACCTTTGTTTGCGGGTGATTGGAATCCTGTTCCTGAGCAAAGTCTTCTCACGGTAGGCAAAGACTTGAATGTTCAGATAGCTCAACTATAGAAGCCAAAACCTAAAACTTAATTCTTCCCTACTCTAAAAAAAATGTCTCGTCGAGTAGCTCAACCCAATATCTTAGACCAACAGCGACAACAGCTAAAACACGCGTTACAACAATGTCGTCACAGTACCCTCGCATTATTCCAAGCAATCGATTACGATACATTCTGCCGTCAGGCGCATCCCGAATTTAGCCCTGTAGGTTGGCATTTGGGTCATATTGCGTATACCGAAGCTTTGTGGATACTCGAACACTGCGCGAAAAGACCCCGTCTGTTTCCTGAGTTTGGTCGCTTATTTATCGCCGATGGTTTACCAAAAGCCGAACGCCAGAATTTACCGACACTCGCACAAGTTCAACACTACCTCGATACTGTGCGATCGCAAGTTCTGGAATACTTAGAAATTGCAGACCTCGACCAGCAAGAACGTCTCTGGCGTTGGCTCATTCAGCACGAAAGTCAGCACAGTGAAACGATCGCCTTCGTCTTAGAATTGCTAAAAGTTCAATCAGGCTATAGCGTTCAGGATGTACCCAGTGCGCCACCTTCAGAAATGATTGAAATTCCCGCAGGCTACTGCGAACTGGGAAACGATTCAGTTGATGCAATGGATAATGAGCGTCCGGTGCATCGCGTTTATTTAGATACTTACTGGATCGACCGTTATCCTACTACGTGCGGACAGTACCAGGAATTTATCAACGCTGGCGGCTATCAAAATTCCCAATGGTGGTCAGAGGCTGGTTGGCAATGGTTGCAACAAGCGCAAGTAACACACCCACTTTACTGGCAAAATGTCACTGCTGATTCTCCAGTATATGGCGTAAGTTGGTATGAAGCCGAAGCGTATGCGCGATTTGTCGGTAAGCGGCTACCAACCGAAGCTGAATGGGAAAAAGCTGCTAGTTGGGATGCTACGCACGAATGTCGCCGTACTTATCCTTGGGGAGATACTATACTAGGAGCTCAAAAATGTAATTACAACTGTGCTGTGGGAAGAACAACACCCGTCGATACTTATCCTAATGGGCAAAGTCCTTATGGTTGCTACGATATGCTAGGAAATGTTTGGGAGTGGACTGCATCGCTATTTCAGGGTTATCCAGGTTTTACACATTACCCTTACATCGGCTATTCCCAAGTTTATTTCGACGCGCAACATTATGTCCTACGCGGTGGTAGCTGGGCAACTCGTCCTTGGGCTTTACGCTGTAGCTTTCGCAACTGGTATCATCCGCACATCCGGCAAATCTTCGCAGGCTTTCGTTGTGCTAAGTGATGGTGTTTCGCTTTAATTGACGACATACAAATGGGTAGCAGAGGTGCAGAAAAGAAATTATAGTATGTGTTTTTTCGGGCATAAGCAAGAGTTATTCCAGATTTGGTTCCCATAAGCTTGAAACATCTAGCTCAAGCGTGATTTTATAGGCAATAGCTTTATGATTTACTCACTAAATATGACTCATGAGTTTTGAGGCGAATCGCGATCGCCTAAGTGCAGTAAACTAAACGTTGCTGCTTTTTTATGCCTACGCAATTTATCCCGCCTTGGCAAACGGAGGTTTAATGTCCTTATCCAAAGCTGCAAGCAATACGTTAGAATTTACACCTCGACGCTTGCAGATCGAGTATTTGATTGACTCTACCGCACAAGCGAAGACAATTGACGGCAATGACGTCATTCAAGGCTTAACTCAACATCCCAAGTCACTTCCAGCACGATACTTTTACGACGATCGAGGTTCTCAACTGTTTGAGCAAATTTGCACGTTACCAGAGTATTATCTCACGCGCACAGAAACCGCGATCTTGCAAGAATATGCATCAGAAATTGCTCAGATTACTGGGGCTTGCGAACTTGTAGAACTTGGTAGTGGAAGTTCGACAAAAACGCGTATTCTCTTGGATGCTTACAAACAACTCGGCTACCCTTTACACTACCTACCCATTGATGTCAGTGCTGGTATTTTAGAAAGCAGTGCAAAACAACTATTAGCTGATTATCCATCGTTGCAAGTCCACGCGCTCGTTAGTACCTATGAATTAGCGCTAGAAAAGCTAATTCCTACACAACTTGCTAGCCGGATGATTTGTTTTATCGGTAGCACCTTAGGAAATCTTACTCCCAATGAGTGCAATACCTTTTTCGCGCAGGTTACTGCTGCATTGCAGCCTGGGGAATATTTTTTATTAGGAGTAGACTTACAAAAGCCAAAAGAAATCCTCGAAGCCGCTTATAACGATCGCCAAGGTGTCACAGCGGCTTTTAATTTAAATATGCTACAACACCTCAACGCGCGCTTTGGTGGCGATTTTGACTTACAGCAGTTTGAACATTGGGCATTCTACAACGAAACTCAGCATCAAATTGAAATGCATTTACGCAGTCGGCGATCACAAACTGTTTGTTTACGCGCTTTAGATCTCGCGGTCGAATTTGCTACTGATGAAACCATCCTTACGGAAATTTCGCGTAAATTTAATCTCAATACCATTCAACAAGAACTTGCCCAGCAAAACCTAAAACCAGTTCAAGCCTGGACAGATCCAAAACAATGGTTTGGCTTGATCCTGTGTCAATTGCAAGCTTAAGCGAACCTCATCAACAAATCGGACGGTTCCCAGGATTGACTGCATGAATATAATCGCTACCTGCGATCGGTAATCCCCGATTGTAGGCAGCAGCTTCGGGCTGTCCCCAACCTAGTTGTAACACGATTTCAAGAAAGTCTGCCTTTTCCCACTTGCAAAGATTTGCCCATTCCATGCGTTGAGCAATTTTATCTACTGTTACTGGCGTTACTAGTCGATAATCTTTACCGTTATTGATACTTTTGTAGATATCCATCCCCACAGTAACTTTATGCCAAAAATGGACAATCCTCGTTTTTGCCTGTTTTAAAGTCTCTAAATCTTCAGGTAACGCAATCAATTGAGAATCTACTTCTGGATAGTCAATGCTACTGCCTTTAACAGTCAGCCGACGCCAAACAATCCCTGATACATTGTGTTCTCTTTGGTAACAATGAACCGCTGCTTTAAAATCTTGGTAAGCGTCAAACTTTTGTATCCCGTCACTCTTGATGAACCTATCGATAATTGGATTACCAGAGGCGGTAGCAGCAATTTTGAGTCGCTCACCCTTGAGACAAGCCTGGCGCTCGTCTGCTAAAATCTGTATCAGCTCTTCGGTAGTGTATGCCATTGTCCCTAATGAGTGGATACGCAGTTTCTAATTGCATCTTAAGATCTAAGCGCCAGATTTGTTCTGTCTCGATAGTTACTCAGCTAGTTCAGAACTAAATTCATTGATCGGACGACGTTTTAACTCTACTGATTCAGATCGCGGTAGTAGATCAAAGAGATCTCTAAAAATATCGTCAACTTTCTCGAAGGGTACTTGTCCTGTTTCATTCAGCACAACATCCCCCGACTGATTAAATACAACAAGTTGCGGCACAACTCCTGAGTAGTAATAGCCTGGTTCAGTAGGTGCGTATGTTTCTTTCAATCCAATAGTGTCTACACTGACTGGAATGAAATCTACCACACGTCCGTAAAAAGCTTGCAAGCGTGTAACTACTGGAGCGTATTGCTTACAGTCGCTGCTGTCATCTATATAAAAAATGAGTAAAGTAGGCTTATCGCGCTTCAATGATTCTTCTAGCTTTACTTTGGGTGGCACAAGTGAGGCATTTCCACCATACAAAATAAATACATTGCCCTCAAAACTATCGTCGCTAATGCCAGCGAAGGCTATTGGTGTCACTAGCGTATATTGGCAACCCAGAATGAGCAGGCAAACGACAACAAAACGCCGCCAAGAGCAGAGCATTTTGTACCAAAGGTTTAATAAAAACTTCATTGAAACAACTGAAGTTAAACTATTTTAGAACTTTAATATTTTAGTCTAGATCGGTAAGAACTAAACTAAAAGTGCCACGTAAGTATTTTAACTTATTGTATTACCTGTGCTACTAAACCTTAACTTCTCTAACAGAATTTAGTCGTTAATCTGAAATTAAAAACTTGTGGAGTTACCTATCGCTAGTTGCTTTTCTTAGCCTAATCTTTATGTTTAATATGATTTATGTTTTTTGTTTAATTAGCAGAAATGCACTACAATTAATTATATAATTTGCAGTCATTTTAGTTTGATGAAAAGTTTCCAATCCATATTAATTTTATTAACAATAGTGACTTTTTCCGAAACTGTTTTAGCTCTTCCTGAAACTCAAAATACGTATTCGTCAGCTATAGAAAAGAAAGAATCCATTGTTGATACTCCTATATGCTATATGCGTACAGCAAATGGTGGTGTCTTAGATCTTAGTA
This region of Chroococcidiopsis sp. TS-821 genomic DNA includes:
- a CDS encoding pentapeptide repeat-containing protein, which encodes MNRFAAKTTLVGTIALSSLGFVFGSVLNIPQAIAQSTQQSPEVQRLLNTKQCPGCNLRGANLRNADLEQANLSGANLQGANLQNADLEKANLQGANLQQANLSDADLQEANLQNANLRNANLRSADLEDANLQGTNLDGANLQGADLEGTIRANQNR
- a CDS encoding pentapeptide repeat-containing protein; this encodes MNKLITRTSILWVTALGLFGCNTGTSTQEPQAVAQPPTQPVEQVAPTQPVAQAPTQSSDVQRLLNTRQCPGCNLSGADLQSANLEDANLQGANLQGANLQNADLERANLREANLQQANLRDADLERADLQAANLSNANLQSADLEEANLQNANFQNANLQNADLEDARVQGANFDGANLQGADLEGTNLRR
- a CDS encoding glucosidase, giving the protein MTQEEIRLEEDRTRKAYWRRWGPYLSERQWGTVREDYSATGSAWDYFPHDHARSRAYRWGEDGIAGISDNHQRLCFAIALWNGVDPILKERIFGLTGPEGNHGEDVKEYYFYLDNTPSHAYMKCLYKYPQQAFPYAELVQENQRRGYHDPEFELLDTGIFDGDRYFDVFVEYAKNSDEDILIKIKVINRSSEEKTLHLLPTLWFRNTWSWEENSQKPLLKELKSNTFSIVEAAHPTLGERWLYCEAATELLFTENETNYERLFGEPNKSPYVKDSINDYVVRGKKEAVNPDRVGTKVSPYYVLSIGAGQEKVVCLRLCNTSNLTAPFGEEFEQIFATRQHEADEFYQRISPNVSDPDAQSVQRQAFAGLLWTKQFYHYVIEDWLNGDPTQPTPQRTYKRNQEWIHLFNDDILSMPDKWEFPWFAAWDLAFHVIPLAMIDPDFAKRQMDRLTREWYLHPNGQMPAYEWHFSDVNPPVHAWGTWRVYQIEKQMYGRADKDFLERVFQKLLLNFTWWVNRKDEEGNNVFQGGFLGLDNIGVFDRSSQLPTGGYLDQSDGTSWMGMYCLNMLAIALELAKDNPPYEDIASKFFEHFLYIADAMNHIGGTDVHLWDDNDNFYYDVLHFPHNERVHLKVRSMVGLVPLFGVEVLEQATLDAFPGFKKRFEWFINNRSNLTRNIACMEAEGVGERRLLAIVNQNKLRLILQKMLDETEFLSDYGVRSLSKFHAKNPYIFDAGNAQYRVDYEPAESTSGMFGGNSNWRGPVWFPMNFLIIESLQKYHNYLGDEFTVECPTGSGRYMNLEEVATELSQRLMRIFLRSGQRRPVFGGIEKFQNDPHWQNWILFHEYFNGNDGAGLGANHQTGWTGLVADLIHQAYQHAPSETERWQKSLKARVID
- the egtC gene encoding ergothioneine biosynthesis protein EgtC codes for the protein MCRLLAYLGSSILLDRILTKPEHSLIVQSYQPREMNSGLLNADGFGIGWYHAQKETNPFTYKNVLPIWNDTNLSSLGRYIESGCILGTVRSATAGQAVDLSNCQPFDYQQLLCIHNGRIENFRETLARPLRDRLSDVAYKSIKGSTDSEHFFALVIEELHKNPSATLTQALQNALLTLDQLTKLYNITASANMVISDGQQLVASRFATNTQTPSLYWLRDDPTYPESVIIASEPLFAGDWNPVPEQSLLTVGKDLNVQIAQL
- the egtB gene encoding ergothioneine biosynthesis protein EgtB; this translates as MSRRVAQPNILDQQRQQLKHALQQCRHSTLALFQAIDYDTFCRQAHPEFSPVGWHLGHIAYTEALWILEHCAKRPRLFPEFGRLFIADGLPKAERQNLPTLAQVQHYLDTVRSQVLEYLEIADLDQQERLWRWLIQHESQHSETIAFVLELLKVQSGYSVQDVPSAPPSEMIEIPAGYCELGNDSVDAMDNERPVHRVYLDTYWIDRYPTTCGQYQEFINAGGYQNSQWWSEAGWQWLQQAQVTHPLYWQNVTADSPVYGVSWYEAEAYARFVGKRLPTEAEWEKAASWDATHECRRTYPWGDTILGAQKCNYNCAVGRTTPVDTYPNGQSPYGCYDMLGNVWEWTASLFQGYPGFTHYPYIGYSQVYFDAQHYVLRGGSWATRPWALRCSFRNWYHPHIRQIFAGFRCAK
- the egtD gene encoding L-histidine N(alpha)-methyltransferase, translated to MSLSKAASNTLEFTPRRLQIEYLIDSTAQAKTIDGNDVIQGLTQHPKSLPARYFYDDRGSQLFEQICTLPEYYLTRTETAILQEYASEIAQITGACELVELGSGSSTKTRILLDAYKQLGYPLHYLPIDVSAGILESSAKQLLADYPSLQVHALVSTYELALEKLIPTQLASRMICFIGSTLGNLTPNECNTFFAQVTAALQPGEYFLLGVDLQKPKEILEAAYNDRQGVTAAFNLNMLQHLNARFGGDFDLQQFEHWAFYNETQHQIEMHLRSRRSQTVCLRALDLAVEFATDETILTEISRKFNLNTIQQELAQQNLKPVQAWTDPKQWFGLILCQLQA
- a CDS encoding thylakoid membrane photosystem I accumulation factor, producing MLCSWRRFVVVCLLILGCQYTLVTPIAFAGISDDSFEGNVFILYGGNASLVPPKVKLEESLKRDKPTLLIFYIDDSSDCKQYAPVVTRLQAFYGRVVDFIPVSVDTIGLKETYAPTEPGYYYSGVVPQLVVFNQSGDVVLNETGQVPFEKVDDIFRDLFDLLPRSESVELKRRPINEFSSELAE